The Quatrionicoccus australiensis nucleotide sequence CCAGGCGGGCCTGGTCGAAAACCCGGCGCATCACGGCCGAGCGGCCGACCATGCTGTCGAAGCCGAACTGGTGGCGAACGGTGCGGCGCAACAGGTCGCGTTCTTCGAGCAGGGTGCTTTTTTCCTGCTGGACATCGCGTGACAGACGCAGGTTCTGGCCGATCAGGTTGGCGACCATTTCGACAAACTGGGCGCGCTCCTCAAGCAGGCCGTCTTCCGGCAATTCCGGCTGGACAGCCAGGACGCCGAGCAGATCGCCGCCGACCTTGATCGGCACGGCAATGAAGGGGAGGTCGGTCTGGTAGACGCCTTCGCGATTCAGGAAGCGCGGTTCGTCGGCAGCGCAAACGAGCTTGATGGTGCGCTGCTTTTCCAGAACCAGGCCGATGATGCCTTCGCCCGGCCCGTACTGGACGTCGGCCAGGTCGGGACCATTCGGGTTGTACAGCGTGTGGATGCCGAGCTTGCCGCTGGCCGGATCGACGACGCTGATCAGGCCACGGGTCAGGCCGGCTTCGTCGTGCAGGACGCGCAGGACGTCGCGCAGGGTTTCATTGAAGGCGAGCGAGCGGCTGAGCACCCGGCTCACCGCATAGAGCGCGGCGAGCAGCAGGATGTTCAGCTCGTGCGTTCGGCAGTAGCCACCGGGCGGCGGGCACTCGTCGGCGGAGTGGATGATGTGTTCGTGCATGCTGTTCCCTTTCTTGTTCTTTTTAGATCGGGTCGCCGTCGAGACGGAATTCGACGATTGCCGCACAACCGCCGCTCGGACTTTCTGCCAGGTCGATGATGCCGCCGTGGTCGGCGACAACCTGCTGGGCGCGCGACAGGCCGGTGCCGATATGGCGGCCGCTGCCGTTCTTGGCGGTGAAGAAGGGTTCGAAGGCCTTGTGCCGCCACTCGTGCGGAATGCCCGGGCCGGTGTCGAGCACGGCAATCACCACGCAGTCACGCTCGACCGAGCTGGTCAGGCTCAGTTCGCGGCGTTTCCAGCCCTTGATGTTCATGGCTTCGATGGCGTTATCGACCAGGGCCTTGAACAGCATGCGCAATTGCAGCGGGCGGCCGATGATCGGCGGCAGGGTTGCGGCCGGCTGCCAATCGACGATGACGCCCGCGGCAAGCAGGCGCGGCGTGCAGATTTCCAGGACGTCGCGCAGGATTTCGTTGATGTTGATGCGTACGGCGATTTCCTGCGGGCTTTGCGGGATGACCTGACGCAGCATTTCCATGTGTTCGCGACTGGCCGCCAGGGCCTGCTGCAGCACGCCGGCGCTGGCCGGGTCGCGGCGTTGCAGCACGGAAGCAGCCGAGGCCATGACATTCATCGGTTCTTCAAGGCGGAAGATGGCGGCAGAGAGGCCTTCGCGGATCGCGGCGGTGCGTTCCTCGTCGGCCAGCACGGCCTGCAGCACGGCGGCGCGCGCCTTTTCCTGCTCTTCGCGCAAGGACGTGATGTCGGAGATGACCAGCAGCAGGCCCGGCTTGCCGCCGGTGTGGAGATAGCTGTCCGCTTCGTCGCTATGCATCTCGATCACCGATGAACTCACCGAAAGCCAGCGCGGCCGGCCGGCGGCACGGTCGATACGCGCCTCGCGGCTGACGAAGCCGCATTTGCCGGGGGATTTGGCCAGGCTCTCCAGCCAGTGCGGCATCACGCTGTCGAGCAAGGTGTGCGCCGGTTCCTTGGTGCGCAGGTCGCTGACCAGTTTCTTGTATTCCTGGTTGTCGAGAATGACGCGGCCTTTCTGATCAAGCAGGGCGAAGGCCATCGGCGCCGAATCGACGACCGATTCGATCAGCTGTTTCTGGTTGAGGACCATGCTTTCCAGGCGACGCATCTCGGTGATGTCGCGGTGCATGCCCAGGAAGTGCGTGGTCTTGCCCTTGCTGTCGACGACCGGCGAGATGTGCAGTTCGGCGAGATAGCGTTCGCCGCCTTTCCTGACGTTGAGCAGCTTGCCGGTCCACGGTCGCTGGGCGGCCAATTCGCTCCACATCGACTTGTACAGCTCGGGCGGGGTGGTGTGATTGGAGAGAACGGATTCGTTCTGGCCGATGATTTCGTCGGGCGTATAGCCAGTGACGCGGGCGAAGGCTTCGTTGGCGAAGAGGATGTTGGCCTTGGGATCGGTGATCGAAATGGCCAGATCTGCCTGGTCGACCGCCTGGCGATAGGCCTCGGGCGGCAGTTCCGTCTTTTGCGCAATGGGTGCCTGGGCACTGGGGACAGCCGACATGGTCATGCTCCTGATTAGTACGTTTGGTCTGGTCGTATGGGTGTTTGCTCCGTATCTAGCAGGTTCCGTGCCGCTCGCTTCAGGTCGTGGCGATGGCGGCTTGCCGTCAGGCTTGCGGAGCAAATGCGACGAAATTCATGTCACCTTTGCGACATTGCCACTCCTCTGGTTTTGCCCTGTTTTGGTGCGCCGACCGCAAAATCGTGCATCGACGCGGGTTTGCGGGAGGTGATGGCGATTTGGCACGCCTTGTGCAGAGAGGCAGTCGGTAAAACTGGAAACCGAAAGCCATGAGCGAATTTATTCTCCTGTTACTCTCCACCGCGCTGGTCAATAACGTCGTATTGATCAAGTTTCTCGGGCTCTGCCCGGTAATGGGTGTCTCGAAGAGTGTCGATAGCGCCCTCGGCATGGGGCTGGCGACGACCTTCGTCATCACGCTGGCGGCCGGTGCCTCCTGGATGCTCGACAACTGGCTGCTGACGCCGCTCGGTCTGGGCTACCTGCGCATCCTGACCTTCATCCTGGTGATCGCGGCCGTCGTCCAATTCACCGAGATGTTCATCAAGAAGGCCAGTCCCGGTCTCTACCAGTCGCTCGGCATCTACCTGCCGCTGATCACCACCAACTGCGCCGTGCTCGGTGTTGCGCTGCTCAACGTCGAACAGAAATTCAGCCTGTTCAAGAGCCTGCTCTACGGTTTCGGCTCGGCGCTCGGTTTCACCATCGTGCTGCTGATCTTCGCCGGTCTGCGCGAACGCGTCGCCTTGGCCCGCGTTCCTGGTGCCTTCGTCGGGGCGCCGATCGCCTTCGTCACCATCAGCCTGCTGGCCCTCGCCTTCATGGGCTTTTCCGGCCTGAACGTCTAAGGGAGATAAATCAATGATCGCTGCCATTCTCAGTCTGACCATCCTCGGTGCCGCACTCGGCATCATTCTCGGTGTGGCCAACAAATTCCTGCAGGTCGAAGGCAATCCGGTGGTGGAAGAACTGCTCGCCATCATGCCCGGTTCCAATTGCGGCCAATGCGGCTTCCCCGGTTGTTCCGGCGCTGCCGAGGCCATCGTCGATGGTTCGGCCGCCCCGACCTGCTGCCCGCCGGGCGGCAAGGCGCTGGCCGCGGCAATTGCCGCCAAGCTCGGCATCGAGGTCGATCTGTCGGGGATGACCGACGACGGTCCGAAAATCGCGCTGGTTGCCGAAGAGCTTTGCATCGGCTGCTGCCGTTGCAGCAAAGTCTGCCCGACCGACGCCATTCTCGGTGCCGCCAAGCAGATCCATAACGTGCTGCGCGAGGCCTGTACCGGCTGCAGCAGCTGCATCGAAAAATGCCCGACCGAGGCACTGGTGATGACGCCGGTGCCGGTGACCCTGCAGCACTGGGTCATGCCCAAACCCCTGGCTGCGTGAGATCAACATGGGATTCATGAACCTCTTCAAGCATTTCCTCGGCAAGGACTGGGGCGTCCATCCGGCCGACCACAAGCGTCCGGCCTCCGATGTGCCGACCCGCAAACTGCCGATTCCGCCACGCCTGCACCTGATGCTGTCGCAACACGTCGGCGCCCCGTCGCGGCCGATCGTGCTGGTCGGCGAAAAGGTCAGGAAGGGCCAGCTGATTGCCGCCGCCCAGGGCAACATCTCGGCGCCGCTGCATGCCTCGACTTCCGGCACGATCAGCGCGATCGGCGAAATTACCGCGCCGCACGCTTCCGGCCTGCCCGGCATGGCGATCTCGATCGACAGCGATGGCGAAGATGCCTGGATCGAAACCGAAGTCATCACCGATCCTTTTTCGCTCTCGCCCGAGGACATCGCCAAACGCGTCGCCGCGGCCGGTGTGGTCGGCCTGGGTGGCGCCACCTTCCCGTCCTCGGTCAAACTTAATCTTGGCCGCCGTTCGAAAATCGACACGCTGATCATGAACGGCAGCGAGTGCGAGCCTTACCTGTCTTGCGACGACCGCCTGATGCGCGACCGCGCCGCCGACATCGTGACCGGCATCCGCCTGATGCTGATCTCGACCGGTGCCGGCGAAGCCAAGGTCGGTATCGAGGACAACAAGCCGGAAGCGATCGCCGCGATGCGCGAGGCCGCAGCCCGTTTCGACAATGTCACGATTTTCCCGGTGCCGGCGCGTTACCCGATGGGTTCCGACCGCCAGTTGATCGTCGAACTGACCGGGCGCGAAGTCCCGTCCGACGCGCGTGCCGCTGACGTCGGCGTCATCGTCCATAACGTCGGTACGGCCTACGCCGTGCAGCAGGCGGTCTGTCTCGGCCGGCCGCTGCTCAGCCGGGTGATGACCCTGAATGGCGGCGTTGCAGCGACGCCGGGCAACTACGAAGTGCCGCTCGGCACCCTGATCAGCGACCTGGTCGCCTTCACTGGCGGCACGACGGGCGAGGTCGCCAAGCTGGTGATGGGCGGCCCGATGATGGGCACTATCCTGCCCCACATGCGGGTGCCGGTGATCAAGGGCACCAGCGGCATCCTGCTGCTCGACGCCAACGAGGCGGCGGGTGGCGAAGTCGAGGATTGCATCCGCTGCGGCAGTTGCGTCAAGGCCTGTCCGATGGGGCTGCTGCCGCTCGAAATGAGCGCGCGCATCCGCAACGACGAAATGGATGCCGCGGCCGATCTCGGTCTGGCCGACTGCATCGCCTGCGGTTGCTGTGCCTACGTCTGCCCCTCGCACATCCCGCTGGTCCAGTACTTCTACCACGCCAAGGGCGATCTCTACGCCCGTGAGCGCAACAAGCTGCGCACCGAGGCAACCAAGAAAATGGCCCTGCAGCGTCAGGAACGTCTGGATCGCGAGCAGCGCGAGAAGGTCGAAGCGGCCGCCAAACGCAAGGCCGAACGTGCTGCGGCCGCCGCCGCAGCAGCCGCTGCCGAAGCGGCCAAACAAGGAGAGTCCGCATGAGCACCAGCAGCCTGACTGCGCCACCGATCGCCTCGCCGCACGCACACGGCGGCAATTCGGTCACCCTGACCATGTTCCGCGTCCAGCTGGCGCTGCTGCCGGCGACGCTGTTCGGCTTCTGGCTGTTCGGCTGGCCGTCGGTCTTCCTCTTCCTGCTCACCGTCCTGTCCTGCCTCGGGTTCGAGGCCCTGTCGCTCAAGCTGATGGGGCGCCAGCGTTTCAAGGGCACCCTGTTCGACGGATCGGCCATGCTCACCGGCTGGCTGCTGGCGATGACCCTGCCGCCCTGGGCGCCGTGGTGGGTCGCCGTGCTCGGTGGTTTCATCGCGATCGTGATCGGCAAGCAGGTCTTTGGCGGTGTTGGCCAGAATGTCTTCAATCCGGCCATGGTGGCCCGCGTCGCCTTGCTGATCTCCTTCCCCGTCCCGCTGACCCAGTGGGTTTTCCCCCTGCCGCTGACTTCGCTGGCCGCGCCCGACTTCATTGACGGTCTGCGTATCTTTCTGACCAGCCTGCCGCTACCGGATGCGATGGCCAGTGCTTCGCTGCTCGGCTTTTCCAAGACCGAAATGTCGCGCGGCATCGACCTGCTGCATTCACTGGCCGGTGCCCAGGCGCCGGCCCTGTCGTGGCTCGGTACGCGGGCCGGCAGCTTCGGTGAGTCGGCTTCCTTGCTGATCCTTGGCGGCGGCCTCTACCTGCTGGCGCGCGGTGTCATCACCTGGCATACGCCGCTGGCGGTACTGGCCGGTCTGGCGATTCCCGCTGCAATCGGTCATGCCGTCGATCCGGGGCATTACCTGAGCGTTTCGGCGCACCTGTTGTCGGGGGCTGCCATGCTCGGCGCTTTCTTCATCGCCACTGACTACGTGACTTCGCCCAATACGGGGGCGGGACAAATCGTCTTCGGTCTGGGCGTCGGTTTGCTGACCTGGGTCATTCGCACCTGGGGCGCTTATCCGGAGGGGATGGCTTTCGCGGTCCTGCTGATGAACGCCATGACGCCGGTCATCGATCGCTTCGTCAAACCGCGCATCCTTGGCCGTGACCGCAAGGGCAAGCCGTTGAGCATTCCGGAAAAGAAGGGGGCCTGAGATGGGATTTGCATCGATACGTGAAAAACTGGGTTACCAGCCCGTCCTGCTCGGCGTCTTTGCGCTGCTGGCCAGCGGCGCCCTGGCCTGGGTCTCGGAATCCACCGCCGGCGCCATCGCCGCGGCCGAAGCCAAGGATTTGCGCGACTCGCTGGCCGAAGTGCTGCCGCAAGGCTTTGCCGACAACGATTTTCTGCACGATACGGTCGACCTCGAAAACAAGGGCAAAACCGTCACCATTTACCGTGCCCGCCAGGGTGGGGTGGTCAAGGGGGCAATTTTCAAGGTGGCCGAACGTGGCTATGCCGCCGATATCGTCATCCTGATGGCGGTCGATGCTGATGGAAAAATGCTCGGCGCGCGCGTGCTCAAGCATGCCGAAACGCCGGGTCTGGGCGACAAGATCGAGCTCTCCAAGGCGCCGTGGATCAAGGACTTCGACGGCAAGTCGCTGGGCAATCCGGCGCCCGAGAAATGGGCGGTCAAGAAGGACGGCGGCATCTTCGACCAGTTCGCCGGCGCCACCATCACGCCGCGGGCCGTGGTCAAGGCGGTCAAGGGCGGGCTGGATTTCTACGCCGCGCATCGCAAGGAAATTCTCGGAGACAAATCATGAGTGACGCCCTGAAAGAAGTCCCCCAGGGGGAAAACTACGGCAGCATCATCAAGGACGGCCTGTGGGAACAGAACGTGGTGTTCTCGCAGATGCTCGCCCTGTGCCCGACCATGGCGGTGACGACGAGCGGGACCAACGGTCTCGGCATGGGACTGGCGACCACGGCGGTGCTGGTGGTCTCCAATATCCTGGTCTCGATGATCCGGCACACGGTCAGTTCGCAGGTGCGGATTCCAGTGTTCGTGGTGTTGATTGCCACGCTGGTGACTGTCGTCGATATGGTCATGAATGCCTGGATGCACGATCTTTACAAGGTGCTCGGCCTGTTCATCGCGCTGATCGTGGTCAATTGCGCCATTCTCGGCCGCGCCGAAGCCTACGCCGTCAAGAACGGTGTGTTCGCCTCGGCGGTCGATGGTCTGGCGATGGGCCTGGGTTTCACCGGCGCCCTGACCCTGATCGGCCTGATCCGCGAGTTTCTCGGTTCGGGCACCTTGTTTGCGCAGGCTTCGAACCTGCTCGGTCCGTCTTTCGCGTTCCTCGAAATGAAACTGCCGGGTTACGGTGGTGCCCTGCTGATGATCCTGCCGCCGGGCGCTTTTGCCGTGCTCGGCTTCCTGCTTGCCGGCAAGCGGGTCATGGAGCAGCGGGCAGAGGCGCGGGCAAAGAATGCAAGTGGTGGTGCAGCACCGCTTGTTGCTTAAAGGGAGAAGAAAATGCAGATCGGCATTGCTTATTCAGAACCAGGACAGCAGATCTGGTTGAATATCGAGGTTCCGGACGAGTCGACCGTTGCAGAAGGGATCGAACGTTCGGGTGTGCTCAAGCAGTTTCCGCACATTGATTTGGCAACTCAGAAAGTCGGTGTGTTCGGTCGTCTGGTAAAGTTGGAGGCCGCCCTAAAACCGGGCGACCGTATCGAAATTTACCGGCCGATCATCGCCGATCCGGAAACCGTCCCACGTCGGGACACGAACGAAGAAGAATAAACACTATGTCTTTAACTATCGGTGTGGTGCGCGAAAGCGCACCGGGAGAACATCGCGTCGCAGTTGTGCCGGAAACGGCCAAGAAATTCCAGGCCTTGGGGGCGAAATTCGTCCTCGAGAATACGCTGGGGCTGGAAAGCCACTTCATGGATTCGACCTATGAAGGGGCCACTTTCAGCCAGGGCGTGCAGGGAATCTACCGCGGCGCCGACCTGATTTTGCGCGTGACCCCCCCCACCCTCGAGGAAATTGCAGAAATCCCCGAAGGTGCGGTGCTGATCGGTCTGCTCAAACCCTTCGAGGACAAGGCTCGACTGGCGGCGCTCAATGCCCGCAAGATCACCGCCTTCTCGCTTGAACTGCTGCCGCGCATTTCGCGCGCCCAGAGCATGGACGCGCTGTCCAGCCAGGGCGCCTGTGCCGGCTACCAGTGCGGCCTGATCGCCGCGGCGCGTTGTACCAAATTCTTCCCGATGCTGACCACGGCGGCCGGCACCATCCGGCCGGCGCGCGTGCTGGTGATCGGGGCCGGCGTTGCCGGTCTGCAGGCGATCGCCACCTGCAAGCGCCTCGGCGCGATGGTTGAAGCCTACGACGTGCGGGCCGCAGCCAAGGAACAGATCGAATCGCTCGGCGCCAAGTTCGTCGATACTGGCGTTTCGGCTGACGGCGCCGGCGGTTATGCGCGCGAACTTTCCGCCGAGGAAAAGGCGCAGCAGGCCGAAAAGCTGGCCAAGGCCGTTGAAATGGCCGATGTCGTGATCACCACGGCAGCGATCCCCGGCAAGAAGGCGCCGGTGATCATTACGGTCGACATGATCAAACGCATGAAATACGGCGCCATCGTCGTCGACATGGCCGCCGAATCGGGCGGCAACTGTGCGCTGACCCAGCCTGGCGAACATGTCGTCGCCAACGACGTCAATATCCATGGTCCGCTCAACCTGCCGTCGCGCATGCCGACGCATGCCTCCGAGCTGTACGCCAAGAACCTCTACAACTTCCTGTCGCCGTGGATCAAGGACGGCAAGCTCGAGTTCGACTGGAGCGATGAAGTGGTCGCTGGCACCTTGCTCTGCAAGGACGGCGCAACGGTGCACGCCACCGTGAAGCAGGTTTTGGGAGACGCATGATGGACGGTTTGCTCGCTTTATATATCTTCACGCTCGCAGCCTTCACCGGCTACGAGATCATCGCCAAGGTGCCGGTCATCCTGCACACGCCGCTGATGTCCGGGTCCAACTTCGTGCACGGCGTGGTCGTGGTCGGCGCCATGCTCATGCTGGGCACGGCTGACACGCCGGTGCAGCAGGCCATCGGCTTCTTCGCCGTCGCCCTCGGTGCAGCCAACGCGGCCGGTGGCTACGTGGTCACCGAGCGCATGCTCGCCATGTTCAAGAAGAAGGAGGCTTGAAATGATTAGCCCCACACGCTCACTTCGTTCGCTGCCCCCCGAGGGGGCGCAAGCCTCCCTTGGGACTGCCCGGCAGGAGGCTTGGCTATGACGCTGCCTATCTACGTTCAAGGCGCCTGGTACGTCGGCGCACTGCTTTTCATTTTCGGTCTCAAGGGCATGGGCTCGCCGGCTTCCGCCCGCAAGGGGATCGTCATCGCCGGTTACGGCATGCTGCTGGCGATTGCTGCGACCTTCCTGATTCCCGGTCTGCAGAACCTGGCGCTGATGGCCCTGGCCCTCGTGCTCGGCGGTGCGGTGGCCTGGATCTCCGGCAAGAAGGTCAAGATGACCGACATGCCGCAGATGGTCGCCATCTACAACGGCATGGGCGGCGGCGCGGCCGCCGCGATTGCCGCCATCGAGTTCGCCAAGGGCGATGCGCACAGCGTGGTCACCACCATCCTGGCAGTGGTCGGTGCGCTGATCGGTGCGGTTTCCTTCACCGGCTCCTGCGTGGCCTGGGCCAAGCTGCAGGGCGTGCTCAAAAAAGCGCATCGCCTGCCGGCCCAGAATGCGGTCAATGTCGTGCTGGCTTTGGTCGCCATCGCTCTCGGTGCCGCCATGGTCGTCATGGCCCCGGCCCAGCCGGAGCTGATCTTCGGCTTCTTCGCGGTTGCCCTGGTGCTTGGCCTGATCGTCACGCTGCCGATCGGCGGCGCCGACATGCCGGTGGTGATCTCGCTGTTCAATGCCTTCACCGGCCTGGCGGTCGGTTTCGAAGGCTACGTGCTGGGCAACCCGGCGCTGATCATTGCCGGCATCGTGGTCGGTGCGGCCGGCACGCTGCTCACTCAGCTCATGGCCAAGGCGATGAACCGTCCGCTCACCAACATCCTCTTCACGCCGATGGTGGCCAGCGGTCCCGGCGAGGCGATCACCGGCACGATGAAGGAACTGTCGGCGCTCGATGCGGCGGCGATGATGCGCTATGCCAGCAAAGTCATCATCGTGCCGGGTTACGGCATGGCGGTGGCGCATGCGCAGCACAAAGTCTGGGAAATGACCGAGATCCTGGAAGAGGCTGGGGTCGAGGTGAAGTTCGCCATCCATCCGGTGGCCGGACGGATGCCGGGTCATATGAACGTGCTGCTCGCCGAAGCCGGCGTGCCTTACGACAAGATTCTCGACCTTGAAGAAATCAACGGCGAGTTCGGCCAGACCGACGTGGCGCTGATCATCGGTGCCAACGACGTGGTCAACCCGAGCGCGCGTACCGACAAGACCAGCCCGATCTACGGCATGCCGATTCTCGATGCCGACAAGGCGCAGAACGTGATCGTCATCAAGCGCGGCAAGGGTACGGGTTATTCCGGAGTTGAAAACGCCCTGTTCTACACCGACAATTGCCGCATGCTCTACGGTGATGCCCAGCCGATGGCCGGGGAGATCATCCAGCAACTGAAGGCCATGGGCTAAGCCATGCCTCCCGAAAAGCCCGGCTCTGCCGGGCTTTTTACAGATTTTCATTTTGTGGAATTTTCAGCCATGTACCGTTTGTTGCCCCTGCTCGTCCTTTTTCCGTCACTCGCCCAGGCGGCCGACACGCTGCCGATGGTGGGCGGCATCCCGGTCGACTTCATTCTTTTCGCGCTGACCCTGCTCGGCGTGGCGCTCTTCCATAACGCCACGCTGTACGTTGCCCTGACCGGCCTGGCGACGATCAGCCTGTACAAGATCGTCTTCACCGGCTTCAAGACGGGCCTCGGCATCGCCGGCTTCTTCGGCCATCTCGGGCATGAATGGGTGACGCTGGCCAACCTGTTCTGCCTGCTCACCGGTTTTGCGCTGCTCGCCCGGCATTTCGAGAAGAGCCACGTGCCGGTCATCCTGCCGAAATTCCTGCCGAACGACTGGAAGGGCGGCTTCGTGCTGCTGGTCATGGTCTTCGTGATTTCCAGCTTCCTCGACAACATTGCCGCCGCCCTGATCGGCGGCGCCATGGCACACCAGTTGTTCAAGGGCAAGGTACATGTAGGCTATCTGGCTGCCATCGTGGCGGCTTCCAATGCCGGCGGCTCGGGTTCGGTGGTCGGTGATACGACGACAACCATGATGTGGATCGACGGCATCAGCCCAGCAGCGGTCGTGCATGCTTACACTGCAGCCGGTGTGGCGCTGCTGATTACCGGTTACTTTGCCGCCAAGCAGCAGCATGCTTATTCGCCCATCCTCAAGAACGCCCATGCCGGAACCCATGTCGATTGGGGGCGCATTTTTATTGTCTTCCTGATGCTGGCTTTCGCGATCATTGCCAATGTCACGATCAACGTGAAATTCCCGAGCATGGCCGACGCCTTCCCTTTCATCGGGGTTGCCGTCTGGACGGCCATCATCCTGACCATTCCGGTGCGTCGTCATGACTGGGAACTCCTGCCGGATACCAT carries:
- the rsxC gene encoding electron transport complex subunit RsxC, yielding MGFMNLFKHFLGKDWGVHPADHKRPASDVPTRKLPIPPRLHLMLSQHVGAPSRPIVLVGEKVRKGQLIAAAQGNISAPLHASTSGTISAIGEITAPHASGLPGMAISIDSDGEDAWIETEVITDPFSLSPEDIAKRVAAAGVVGLGGATFPSSVKLNLGRRSKIDTLIMNGSECEPYLSCDDRLMRDRAADIVTGIRLMLISTGAGEAKVGIEDNKPEAIAAMREAAARFDNVTIFPVPARYPMGSDRQLIVELTGREVPSDARAADVGVIVHNVGTAYAVQQAVCLGRPLLSRVMTLNGGVAATPGNYEVPLGTLISDLVAFTGGTTGEVAKLVMGGPMMGTILPHMRVPVIKGTSGILLLDANEAAGGEVEDCIRCGSCVKACPMGLLPLEMSARIRNDEMDAAADLGLADCIACGCCAYVCPSHIPLVQYFYHAKGDLYARERNKLRTEATKKMALQRQERLDREQREKVEAAAKRKAERAAAAAAAAAAEAAKQGESA
- a CDS encoding RnfH family protein codes for the protein MQIGIAYSEPGQQIWLNIEVPDESTVAEGIERSGVLKQFPHIDLATQKVGVFGRLVKLEAALKPGDRIEIYRPIIADPETVPRRDTNEEE
- a CDS encoding NAD(P)(+) transhydrogenase (Re/Si-specific) subunit beta, which gives rise to MTLPIYVQGAWYVGALLFIFGLKGMGSPASARKGIVIAGYGMLLAIAATFLIPGLQNLALMALALVLGGAVAWISGKKVKMTDMPQMVAIYNGMGGGAAAAIAAIEFAKGDAHSVVTTILAVVGALIGAVSFTGSCVAWAKLQGVLKKAHRLPAQNAVNVVLALVAIALGAAMVVMAPAQPELIFGFFAVALVLGLIVTLPIGGADMPVVISLFNAFTGLAVGFEGYVLGNPALIIAGIVVGAAGTLLTQLMAKAMNRPLTNILFTPMVASGPGEAITGTMKELSALDAAAMMRYASKVIIVPGYGMAVAHAQHKVWEMTEILEEAGVEVKFAIHPVAGRMPGHMNVLLAEAGVPYDKILDLEEINGEFGQTDVALIIGANDVVNPSARTDKTSPIYGMPILDADKAQNVIVIKRGKGTGYSGVENALFYTDNCRMLYGDAQPMAGEIIQQLKAMG
- a CDS encoding RnfABCDGE type electron transport complex subunit G; this encodes MGFASIREKLGYQPVLLGVFALLASGALAWVSESTAGAIAAAEAKDLRDSLAEVLPQGFADNDFLHDTVDLENKGKTVTIYRARQGGVVKGAIFKVAERGYAADIVILMAVDADGKMLGARVLKHAETPGLGDKIELSKAPWIKDFDGKSLGNPAPEKWAVKKDGGIFDQFAGATITPRAVVKAVKGGLDFYAAHRKEILGDKS
- a CDS encoding NAD(P) transhydrogenase subunit alpha; amino-acid sequence: MSLTIGVVRESAPGEHRVAVVPETAKKFQALGAKFVLENTLGLESHFMDSTYEGATFSQGVQGIYRGADLILRVTPPTLEEIAEIPEGAVLIGLLKPFEDKARLAALNARKITAFSLELLPRISRAQSMDALSSQGACAGYQCGLIAAARCTKFFPMLTTAAGTIRPARVLVIGAGVAGLQAIATCKRLGAMVEAYDVRAAAKEQIESLGAKFVDTGVSADGAGGYARELSAEEKAQQAEKLAKAVEMADVVITTAAIPGKKAPVIITVDMIKRMKYGAIVVDMAAESGGNCALTQPGEHVVANDVNIHGPLNLPSRMPTHASELYAKNLYNFLSPWIKDGKLEFDWSDEVVAGTLLCKDGATVHATVKQVLGDA
- the rsxA gene encoding electron transport complex subunit RsxA — its product is MSEFILLLLSTALVNNVVLIKFLGLCPVMGVSKSVDSALGMGLATTFVITLAAGASWMLDNWLLTPLGLGYLRILTFILVIAAVVQFTEMFIKKASPGLYQSLGIYLPLITTNCAVLGVALLNVEQKFSLFKSLLYGFGSALGFTIVLLIFAGLRERVALARVPGAFVGAPIAFVTISLLALAFMGFSGLNV
- a CDS encoding RnfABCDGE type electron transport complex subunit D, producing the protein MSTSSLTAPPIASPHAHGGNSVTLTMFRVQLALLPATLFGFWLFGWPSVFLFLLTVLSCLGFEALSLKLMGRQRFKGTLFDGSAMLTGWLLAMTLPPWAPWWVAVLGGFIAIVIGKQVFGGVGQNVFNPAMVARVALLISFPVPLTQWVFPLPLTSLAAPDFIDGLRIFLTSLPLPDAMASASLLGFSKTEMSRGIDLLHSLAGAQAPALSWLGTRAGSFGESASLLILGGGLYLLARGVITWHTPLAVLAGLAIPAAIGHAVDPGHYLSVSAHLLSGAAMLGAFFIATDYVTSPNTGAGQIVFGLGVGLLTWVIRTWGAYPEGMAFAVLLMNAMTPVIDRFVKPRILGRDRKGKPLSIPEKKGA
- a CDS encoding RnfABCDGE type electron transport complex subunit B, whose protein sequence is MIAAILSLTILGAALGIILGVANKFLQVEGNPVVEELLAIMPGSNCGQCGFPGCSGAAEAIVDGSAAPTCCPPGGKALAAAIAAKLGIEVDLSGMTDDGPKIALVAEELCIGCCRCSKVCPTDAILGAAKQIHNVLREACTGCSSCIEKCPTEALVMTPVPVTLQHWVMPKPLAA
- a CDS encoding NAD(P) transhydrogenase subunit alpha is translated as MDGLLALYIFTLAAFTGYEIIAKVPVILHTPLMSGSNFVHGVVVVGAMLMLGTADTPVQQAIGFFAVALGAANAAGGYVVTERMLAMFKKKEA
- the nifL gene encoding nitrogen fixation negative regulator NifL is translated as MSAVPSAQAPIAQKTELPPEAYRQAVDQADLAISITDPKANILFANEAFARVTGYTPDEIIGQNESVLSNHTTPPELYKSMWSELAAQRPWTGKLLNVRKGGERYLAELHISPVVDSKGKTTHFLGMHRDITEMRRLESMVLNQKQLIESVVDSAPMAFALLDQKGRVILDNQEYKKLVSDLRTKEPAHTLLDSVMPHWLESLAKSPGKCGFVSREARIDRAAGRPRWLSVSSSVIEMHSDEADSYLHTGGKPGLLLVISDITSLREEQEKARAAVLQAVLADEERTAAIREGLSAAIFRLEEPMNVMASAASVLQRRDPASAGVLQQALAASREHMEMLRQVIPQSPQEIAVRININEILRDVLEICTPRLLAAGVIVDWQPAATLPPIIGRPLQLRMLFKALVDNAIEAMNIKGWKRRELSLTSSVERDCVVIAVLDTGPGIPHEWRHKAFEPFFTAKNGSGRHIGTGLSRAQQVVADHGGIIDLAESPSGGCAAIVEFRLDGDPI
- a CDS encoding electron transport complex subunit E encodes the protein MSDALKEVPQGENYGSIIKDGLWEQNVVFSQMLALCPTMAVTTSGTNGLGMGLATTAVLVVSNILVSMIRHTVSSQVRIPVFVVLIATLVTVVDMVMNAWMHDLYKVLGLFIALIVVNCAILGRAEAYAVKNGVFASAVDGLAMGLGFTGALTLIGLIREFLGSGTLFAQASNLLGPSFAFLEMKLPGYGGALLMILPPGAFAVLGFLLAGKRVMEQRAEARAKNASGGAAPLVA